From Halorubrum salinarum, the proteins below share one genomic window:
- a CDS encoding DNA primase: protein MDALDAKYPFFASAREAVASAAVSLPELVATDAPAVDRARERVERALLEGTVASESGAFPGESAYDTQAELLSYPIARILVSLLDSDPAIEKYAAAEAATAMERVRRDLETDDELRSVSAATVALDDLLAEFDLVDAVRPDATAPAGARGAGAATGGGAGRDPDSYRIDVGPYLRLTSPEWGDSWRLVNRALADGAVRVSREELLAALEAAVEARVAEGLPFELGADEEIAAALESRVADLRRLLSERTYAEPPDVVAPALFPPCMTNLIEKAERDAALSAAESFALMAFLVGIGMTPDEVVAFCADTSLDAEGIRYQTEFLTDDRGTQYPPPTCETLANYGICHNEDDHMQVAADPLSYYETRVAAADEVTDWRADRETDETEAA, encoded by the coding sequence ATGGACGCGCTCGACGCCAAGTACCCGTTCTTCGCGAGCGCCCGCGAGGCGGTCGCGTCGGCCGCGGTGTCGCTGCCGGAGCTCGTCGCGACCGACGCCCCGGCGGTCGACCGCGCCCGCGAGCGCGTCGAACGCGCCCTCCTCGAGGGGACCGTCGCCTCCGAGAGCGGCGCGTTCCCCGGCGAGTCCGCGTACGACACCCAGGCGGAGCTGCTCTCGTACCCCATCGCGCGGATCCTCGTCTCGCTGCTCGACTCCGACCCCGCCATCGAGAAGTACGCCGCCGCGGAGGCGGCGACCGCTATGGAGCGGGTCCGCCGCGACTTAGAGACCGACGACGAACTGCGCTCCGTGTCGGCCGCGACGGTCGCGCTCGACGACCTGCTCGCCGAGTTCGACCTCGTCGACGCCGTGCGACCGGACGCGACCGCGCCCGCCGGCGCCCGCGGCGCGGGGGCCGCGACGGGCGGCGGGGCCGGCCGCGACCCCGACAGCTACCGGATCGACGTCGGCCCGTACCTCCGGCTCACCTCCCCCGAGTGGGGCGACTCGTGGCGGCTTGTCAACCGGGCGCTCGCCGACGGCGCGGTGCGGGTCTCCCGAGAGGAGCTGCTCGCGGCGCTGGAGGCCGCCGTCGAGGCGCGGGTCGCCGAGGGGCTCCCTTTCGAACTGGGCGCCGACGAGGAGATCGCCGCGGCGCTGGAGTCGCGCGTCGCCGACCTCCGGCGGCTGCTCTCCGAGCGGACGTACGCCGAGCCGCCGGACGTCGTCGCCCCCGCGCTGTTCCCGCCGTGTATGACGAACCTGATCGAGAAGGCGGAGCGCGACGCCGCGCTCTCCGCGGCCGAGTCGTTCGCGCTGATGGCGTTCCTCGTCGGCATCGGCATGACGCCCGACGAGGTCGTCGCCTTCTGCGCCGACACGAGCCTCGACGCCGAGGGGATCCGCTACCAGACGGAGTTCCTCACCGACGACCGCGGGACCCAGTACCCCCCGCCGACCTGCGAGACGCTCGCGAACTACGGGATCTGCCACAACGAGGACGACCACATGCAGGTCGCGGCCGACCCGCTCTCGTACTACGAGACCCGGGTGGCCGCGGCCGACGAGGTGACCGACTGGCGGGCGGACCGCGAGACGGACGAGACGGAAGCGGCGTGA
- a CDS encoding DUF7472 family protein translates to MEIDAEFRRQIAVSLAAAAVFIVGLVAIGVTFGGSAVLPETGAIALVALLTGFVLLMAGVGTFLMRANDGS, encoded by the coding sequence ATGGAAATCGATGCGGAGTTCCGTCGGCAGATCGCGGTCTCGCTGGCGGCGGCCGCGGTGTTCATCGTCGGGCTGGTCGCCATCGGGGTCACCTTCGGCGGGTCGGCGGTCCTCCCGGAGACAGGGGCGATCGCGCTCGTCGCGCTCCTGACCGGGTTCGTCCTGTTGATGGCCGGCGTCGGGACGTTCCTGATGCGGGCGAACGACGGATCGTAG
- the rpl12p gene encoding 50S ribosomal protein P1, with protein MEYVYAALILNETGEEINEDNVTGVLEAAGVDVEESRVKALVAALEDVDIEEAIETAAAAPAAGAAAGGSADAEAADEADDDEDEADEAEAADEADDDDEDEGDGGEGLGELFG; from the coding sequence ATGGAATACGTTTACGCTGCGCTCATCCTGAACGAGACTGGCGAAGAGATCAACGAAGACAACGTCACCGGCGTGCTGGAAGCCGCCGGCGTCGACGTCGAGGAGTCCCGCGTCAAGGCGCTCGTCGCCGCGCTGGAGGACGTCGACATCGAGGAGGCCATCGAGACGGCCGCCGCGGCCCCGGCCGCCGGCGCCGCCGCGGGCGGCTCCGCGGACGCCGAGGCCGCCGACGAGGCCGACGACGACGAGGACGAGGCCGACGAGGCCGAGGCCGCCGACGAGGCGGACGACGACGACGAGGACGAGGGCGACGGCGGCGAAGGGCTCGGCGAGCTCTTCGGCTGA
- a CDS encoding 50S ribosomal protein L10 codes for MSSVRKTETIPEWKREEVDELVEFIDSYQSVGIVGVSGIPSRQLQAMRRELHGSAAVRMSRNTLTNRALEEVGDGVEALTEYVSGQVALVGTNDNPFGLFKQLEASKTPAPINAGEVAPNDIVIPEGDTGVDPGPFVGELQTVGAAARIMDGSIKVTEDSTVLEEGEVVDDDLANVLVELGIEPKEVGLDLKAVYSEGVLFEPDELELDVDEYEADIRSAAAAARNLSINAAYPTAATAGALIAKASGEAKSVGLFAEIESPDVVPDLIGKADAQLRALAAQIDDEEALPEELQGVEAAPAAEPATDDADEEEEQADDNTEDAEEADDDADDDDGDDGGEGLGAMFG; via the coding sequence ATGAGCTCGGTCCGCAAGACCGAGACGATCCCCGAGTGGAAGCGGGAGGAGGTCGACGAGCTCGTCGAGTTCATCGACTCCTACCAGTCCGTCGGGATCGTCGGCGTGTCCGGCATCCCGAGCCGGCAGCTCCAGGCCATGCGCCGGGAGCTCCACGGCTCGGCCGCCGTCCGCATGAGCCGCAACACGCTCACGAACCGGGCGCTCGAGGAGGTCGGCGACGGCGTCGAGGCGCTGACGGAGTACGTCAGCGGCCAGGTGGCGCTCGTCGGCACCAACGACAACCCGTTCGGCCTCTTCAAGCAGCTCGAAGCCTCGAAGACCCCCGCCCCGATCAACGCGGGCGAGGTGGCCCCCAACGACATCGTGATCCCCGAGGGCGACACCGGCGTCGACCCGGGGCCGTTCGTCGGCGAGCTCCAGACCGTGGGCGCGGCCGCCCGCATCATGGACGGCTCGATCAAGGTGACCGAGGACTCGACCGTGCTGGAGGAGGGCGAGGTCGTCGACGACGACCTCGCGAACGTCCTCGTCGAGCTCGGCATCGAGCCCAAGGAGGTCGGCCTCGACCTGAAGGCCGTCTACTCCGAGGGCGTGCTGTTCGAGCCCGACGAGCTCGAACTCGACGTCGACGAGTACGAGGCGGACATCCGGTCCGCCGCGGCCGCCGCGCGCAACCTCTCGATCAACGCCGCGTACCCGACGGCCGCCACCGCGGGCGCCCTCATCGCGAAGGCGTCCGGCGAGGCGAAGTCCGTCGGCCTGTTCGCGGAGATCGAGAGCCCGGACGTCGTGCCCGACCTGATCGGGAAGGCCGACGCCCAGCTCCGCGCGCTCGCGGCGCAGATCGACGACGAGGAGGCGCTCCCCGAGGAGCTCCAGGGCGTCGAGGCCGCGCCGGCCGCGGAGCCGGCGACGGACGACGCCGACGAGGAAGAGGAACAGGCGGACGACAACACGGAAGACGCCGAGGAGGCCGACGACGACGCCGACGACGACGACGGCGACGACGGCGGCGAAGGACTCGGCGCGATGTTCGGATAA
- a CDS encoding 50S ribosomal protein L1 translates to MADTIQEAVTLALDDAPERNFRETVDIAINLRDLDLNDPSNRIDESVVLPAGTGQETQIVVFAEGETAVRAEEVADEVLDSDDLEDLGDDDDRAKDLADDTDFFVAEANLMQDIGRYLGTVLGPRGKMPTPLQPDDDIVETVNRMKNTVQLRSRDRRTFHTRVGAEDMGADAISDNIDVIIRRLEANLEKGPLNIDGIYVKTTMGPAKEVPV, encoded by the coding sequence ATGGCAGACACAATACAAGAGGCCGTAACCCTCGCACTCGACGATGCGCCCGAGCGGAACTTCCGCGAGACCGTGGACATCGCGATCAACCTGCGAGACCTCGACCTCAACGATCCGTCGAACCGTATCGACGAGTCCGTCGTGCTGCCGGCTGGAACGGGGCAGGAGACACAGATCGTCGTCTTCGCGGAGGGCGAAACCGCCGTCCGCGCAGAGGAGGTCGCTGACGAAGTGCTCGACAGCGACGACCTCGAAGACCTCGGAGACGACGACGACCGCGCAAAGGACCTCGCCGACGACACCGACTTCTTCGTCGCCGAGGCCAACCTGATGCAGGACATCGGTCGGTACCTCGGTACCGTCCTCGGTCCGCGCGGGAAGATGCCTACCCCACTACAGCCGGACGACGACATCGTCGAGACCGTCAACCGGATGAAGAACACGGTGCAGCTCCGGTCGCGCGACCGGCGCACGTTCCACACCCGCGTCGGCGCCGAGGACATGGGCGCCGACGCGATCTCGGACAACATCGACGTCATCATCCGGCGACTCGAAGCGAACCTCGAGAAGGGCCCGCTCAACATCGACGGGATCTACGTGAAGACCACGATGGGTCCCGCGAAGGAGGTGCCCGTATGA
- a CDS encoding acyl-CoA carboxylase subunit beta, whose translation MDDRIEDLRERRERAAKGGGEERIQSQHDKGKMTARERIDYFLDDGTFHEFDRFRTHRNHTFGMEEQQIPGDGVVTGYGEVNGRKTFVFAHDFTVFGGSLGEVFAEKVCKVMDKAMDVGAPVVGLNDSAGARIQEGVASLGGFAEIFRRNTEASGVIPQISAIMGPCAGGAVYSPAITDFTFMVKDTSHMFITGPDVIETVTGEEVSFEELGGAVTHSSTSGVAHFAEESEEEALDDIARLLSYLPANNVEDPPRVEPWDDPERADEELAEIVPDAPRKPYDMKDVIASVTDEGSFFEVHENFAKNIVVGFARLDGHSVGVVANNPRVNAGTLDIEASQKGARFVRFCDAFNIPILTFEDVPGFMPGTDQEHNGIIRHGAKLLYAFSEATVPLLTVITRKAYGGAYCVMSSKHIGGDVNYAWPTSEIAVMGPKGAVNVLYREELAEADDPDARRQELIDEYREEFANPYTAADRGFVDDVIEPTETRARLVEDLKMLKGKNADQPAKKHGNIPI comes from the coding sequence ATGGACGACCGTATCGAGGACCTCCGGGAGCGCCGCGAGCGGGCGGCGAAGGGCGGGGGCGAAGAACGGATCCAGTCGCAACACGACAAGGGGAAGATGACCGCCCGCGAGCGGATCGACTACTTCCTCGACGACGGCACCTTCCACGAGTTCGACCGGTTCCGCACCCACCGCAACCACACGTTCGGGATGGAGGAACAGCAGATCCCGGGCGACGGGGTGGTGACCGGCTACGGCGAGGTGAACGGCCGGAAGACGTTCGTGTTCGCGCACGACTTCACCGTCTTCGGCGGGTCGCTCGGCGAGGTGTTCGCCGAGAAGGTGTGTAAGGTGATGGACAAGGCGATGGACGTGGGCGCGCCGGTTGTCGGCCTCAACGACTCCGCGGGCGCCCGGATCCAGGAGGGGGTCGCCTCGCTCGGCGGCTTCGCGGAGATATTCCGGCGCAACACGGAGGCCTCGGGCGTGATCCCCCAGATCTCGGCGATCATGGGCCCGTGCGCGGGCGGCGCGGTGTACTCCCCCGCCATCACGGACTTCACCTTCATGGTGAAGGACACCTCCCACATGTTCATCACCGGGCCGGACGTCATCGAGACGGTCACCGGCGAGGAGGTGAGCTTCGAGGAGCTCGGCGGCGCGGTCACCCACTCGTCGACCTCCGGCGTCGCGCACTTCGCCGAGGAGAGCGAGGAGGAGGCGCTCGACGACATCGCGCGGCTGCTGTCGTACCTCCCCGCGAACAACGTGGAGGACCCGCCGCGCGTCGAGCCGTGGGACGACCCCGAGCGCGCCGACGAGGAGCTCGCCGAGATCGTCCCCGACGCGCCCCGGAAGCCGTACGACATGAAGGACGTGATCGCGAGCGTCACCGACGAGGGCTCCTTCTTCGAGGTGCACGAGAACTTCGCGAAGAACATCGTCGTCGGCTTCGCCCGCCTCGACGGCCACTCCGTCGGCGTCGTCGCGAACAACCCCCGCGTGAACGCCGGCACGCTCGACATCGAGGCGAGTCAGAAGGGCGCGCGGTTCGTCCGCTTCTGCGACGCGTTCAACATCCCCATCCTCACCTTCGAGGACGTGCCCGGCTTCATGCCCGGCACCGACCAGGAGCACAACGGGATCATCCGCCACGGCGCGAAGCTGCTGTACGCCTTCTCGGAGGCGACCGTCCCCCTGCTCACCGTCATCACCCGGAAGGCGTACGGCGGCGCCTACTGCGTGATGTCGTCGAAGCACATCGGCGGCGACGTCAACTACGCGTGGCCCACCTCGGAGATCGCCGTGATGGGGCCGAAGGGCGCGGTCAACGTCCTCTACCGCGAGGAGCTGGCCGAGGCCGACGACCCCGACGCGCGCAGGCAGGAGCTCATCGACGAGTACCGCGAGGAGTTCGCGAACCCCTACACCGCCGCCGACCGCGGCTTCGTCGACGACGTGATCGAACCGACCGAGACGCGCGCGCGCCTCGTCGAGGACCTCAAGATGCTGAAGGGGAAGAACGCGGACCAGCCCGCCAAGAAGCACGGCAACATCCCGATCTGA
- a CDS encoding acetyl-CoA carboxylase biotin carboxylase subunit, with product MFDKVLVANRGEIAVRVMRACAELGVDTVAVYSDADKHGGHVRYADEAYNVGPARAADSYLDGEAVVEAARSAGADAIHPGYGFLAENADFAARVEAADGITWVGPSSDAMERLGEKTHARRVMDDADVPIVPGTTEPVTDAEAVTAFGDEHGYPVAIKAEGGGGGRGMKVVESADEAAEALESAKREGEAYFSNDSVYLERYLQTPRHVEVQVVADDPDGSVSESDVVHLGERDCSLQRRHQKVIEEGPSPALSDELREKIGEAARRGVAAADYTNAGTVEFLVEEDPDRDPSEPLGPDTPFYFLEVNTRIQVEHTVTEELTGIDIVKEQLRVASGEGLSVSQDDVELEGHAIEFRINAENAANDFQPANEGSLETYDPPGGIGVRVDDALRQGDELVTDYDSMIAKLIVWAGDREECLARSKRALAEYDLEGVVTIVPFHRLMLDDERFVDGTHTTKYLDEELDRDLVADAQEKWGTESASAGDDEEVTEREFTVEVNGKRFEVELEERGAPAIPVPESGGSGGGGQRPPQATDDDGADDSVDVAEGGEAIEAEMQGTILSVDVDEGDEVAAGDVVCVLEAMKMENDVVAERGGTVASVRVGEGDSVDMGDVLIVLE from the coding sequence ATGTTCGATAAGGTTCTCGTGGCGAACCGCGGCGAGATCGCGGTCCGGGTGATGCGCGCCTGTGCGGAGCTGGGCGTCGACACCGTCGCCGTCTACAGCGACGCCGACAAGCACGGCGGCCACGTCCGGTATGCGGACGAGGCGTACAACGTCGGGCCCGCCCGCGCGGCCGACTCGTACCTCGACGGCGAGGCCGTCGTCGAGGCGGCGCGCTCGGCCGGCGCGGACGCGATCCACCCCGGGTACGGCTTCCTCGCGGAGAACGCCGACTTCGCGGCCCGCGTCGAGGCCGCCGACGGGATCACCTGGGTCGGGCCGTCGAGCGACGCGATGGAGCGGCTGGGCGAGAAGACGCACGCGCGGCGCGTGATGGACGACGCCGACGTGCCGATCGTCCCCGGGACGACCGAGCCCGTCACCGACGCCGAGGCCGTCACGGCGTTCGGCGACGAGCACGGCTACCCGGTCGCGATCAAGGCCGAGGGCGGCGGCGGCGGCCGCGGGATGAAGGTCGTCGAGAGCGCCGACGAGGCCGCGGAGGCGCTCGAGTCCGCCAAGCGCGAGGGCGAGGCGTACTTCTCGAACGACTCGGTGTACCTCGAACGCTACCTCCAGACCCCCCGCCACGTCGAGGTCCAGGTCGTCGCCGACGACCCGGACGGCTCGGTGAGCGAGAGCGACGTGGTCCACCTCGGCGAGCGCGACTGCTCGCTCCAGCGCCGCCACCAGAAGGTGATCGAGGAGGGCCCCTCCCCCGCGCTCTCCGACGAGCTGCGCGAGAAGATCGGCGAGGCCGCCCGCCGCGGCGTCGCCGCCGCCGACTACACCAACGCCGGAACGGTCGAGTTCCTCGTCGAGGAGGACCCCGACCGCGACCCGTCGGAGCCGCTCGGCCCCGACACGCCGTTCTACTTCCTCGAAGTCAACACCCGGATTCAGGTCGAACACACCGTCACGGAGGAGCTGACGGGGATCGACATCGTGAAAGAACAGCTCCGGGTCGCCAGCGGCGAGGGCCTCTCCGTCTCGCAGGACGACGTGGAGCTCGAAGGCCACGCGATCGAGTTCCGGATCAACGCCGAGAACGCCGCCAACGACTTCCAGCCCGCCAACGAGGGGTCGCTGGAGACGTACGACCCGCCGGGCGGGATCGGCGTCCGCGTCGACGACGCGCTCCGCCAGGGCGACGAGCTGGTCACCGACTACGACTCGATGATCGCGAAGCTGATCGTGTGGGCCGGCGACCGCGAGGAGTGTCTCGCGCGCTCGAAGCGCGCGCTCGCGGAGTACGACCTGGAGGGCGTCGTCACCATCGTCCCCTTCCACCGCCTGATGCTCGACGACGAGCGGTTCGTCGACGGGACGCACACGACGAAGTACCTCGACGAGGAGCTCGACCGCGACCTGGTCGCCGACGCCCAGGAGAAGTGGGGCACCGAGTCGGCGTCCGCGGGCGACGACGAGGAGGTGACCGAGCGCGAGTTCACCGTCGAGGTGAACGGCAAGCGCTTCGAGGTGGAGCTAGAGGAGCGCGGCGCGCCCGCGATCCCCGTGCCCGAGAGCGGGGGCAGCGGAGGCGGGGGGCAGCGCCCGCCGCAGGCCACCGACGACGACGGCGCCGACGACTCGGTCGACGTCGCCGAGGGCGGCGAGGCCATCGAGGCGGAGATGCAGGGGACGATCCTCTCGGTCGACGTCGACGAGGGCGACGAGGTCGCGGCCGGCGACGTGGTCTGCGTCCTCGAAGCGATGAAGATGGAGAACGACGTGGTCGCCGAGCGCGGCGGCACCGTCGCGAGCGTCCGCGTCGGTGAGGGCGACAGCGTCGACATGGGCGACGTGCTGATCGTGCTGGAGTGA
- a CDS encoding BKACE family enzyme, giving the protein MTYDDYLDGKPAVITAALTGGVHGKEAHPDLPETPEEIAAAAAACEEAGASVLHLHARRDNGERAFSTERFQEVADAVREATDDAVLQHSTGGTAAPDALRHEPLRTDPAPEMASLDMGPLNRYERLTSENTRGLVASLHAEMRERGIKPELEVFNDGHLNESLAILDDLDDPPYLNFLFGGGTTSPPHPRNLINRVEALPEGVEFNVIGFGTHQLPMTTQSLLLGGHVRVGLEDNRYYERGELATNEQLVARAARIAEEVGRPVATPEETRELLGLRGR; this is encoded by the coding sequence ATGACCTACGACGACTACCTCGACGGGAAGCCGGCGGTCATCACCGCGGCGCTTACCGGCGGCGTCCACGGGAAGGAGGCGCACCCGGACCTCCCGGAGACCCCCGAGGAGATAGCGGCGGCCGCGGCGGCCTGCGAGGAGGCGGGCGCGAGCGTCCTCCACCTCCACGCGCGCCGCGACAACGGGGAGCGCGCCTTCTCGACGGAGCGGTTTCAGGAAGTCGCGGACGCGGTCCGCGAGGCCACCGACGACGCCGTCCTCCAGCACTCCACCGGCGGGACGGCGGCGCCGGACGCCCTCCGACACGAACCGCTCCGGACCGATCCGGCCCCCGAGATGGCGTCGCTCGACATGGGGCCGCTCAACCGCTACGAGCGGCTCACCTCGGAGAACACCCGCGGGCTGGTGGCGTCGCTCCACGCGGAGATGAGAGAACGGGGAATCAAACCCGAACTGGAGGTGTTCAACGACGGCCACCTCAACGAGTCGCTGGCGATCCTCGACGACCTCGACGACCCGCCGTACCTCAACTTCCTGTTCGGCGGCGGGACCACGTCGCCGCCGCACCCGCGGAACCTGATCAACCGGGTCGAGGCGCTCCCGGAGGGCGTCGAGTTCAACGTGATCGGGTTCGGCACGCACCAGCTCCCGATGACGACCCAGTCGCTGCTGCTCGGCGGGCACGTCCGCGTGGGGTTAGAGGACAACCGCTACTACGAGCGGGGCGAACTGGCGACGAACGAGCAGTTGGTGGCGCGCGCGGCGCGGATCGCCGAGGAGGTCGGGCGCCCCGTGGCGACGCCCGAGGAGACGCGAGAGCTACTGGGGCTCCGGGGTCGGTAG
- a CDS encoding TRAM domain-containing protein yields the protein MADCPLADDCPSFDERIQGMGCQHYGNKGGAEWCNHYDMPIYELKQQPVQPGEAVVVEVDDIHESGAGVGRTDDGFIVLVDGLLPPARAEVKIHRVKSSHATAQEVIERLPDDPDEESDGEAADGDEGDDEDADDERSRRDRPDRERLGSRENFWGK from the coding sequence ATGGCGGACTGTCCACTCGCCGACGACTGCCCCAGCTTCGACGAACGGATCCAGGGGATGGGGTGTCAACACTACGGCAACAAAGGCGGCGCGGAGTGGTGTAACCACTACGACATGCCGATCTACGAGCTGAAACAGCAGCCGGTCCAGCCCGGCGAGGCGGTCGTCGTCGAGGTCGACGACATCCACGAGAGCGGCGCCGGCGTCGGCCGCACCGACGACGGGTTCATCGTCCTCGTCGACGGGCTGCTCCCCCCGGCGCGCGCCGAGGTCAAGATCCACCGCGTGAAGTCGAGCCACGCGACGGCCCAGGAAGTGATCGAGCGCCTCCCGGACGACCCGGACGAGGAGTCCGACGGCGAGGCCGCGGACGGCGACGAGGGGGACGACGAGGACGCGGACGACGAGCGCAGCCGCCGCGACCGCCCGGACCGCGAACGGCTCGGCAGCCGCGAGAACTTCTGGGGCAAGTGA
- a CDS encoding Tfx family DNA-binding protein — translation MVADEGRPDPADVDADSILERAGFDADESVLTRRQAEVLALRERGLRQSDIADRLGTSRANVSSVEASARDNVERARETVAFAEALSAPVRVEIDAGTDLYDAPKRVYDACDEAGVKVNQTAPELMKAIGDRAGDAVRGREVRHRIFVTVAADGRIRVRRP, via the coding sequence ATGGTGGCAGACGAGGGTCGGCCGGACCCGGCCGACGTCGACGCCGACTCGATCCTGGAGCGAGCCGGCTTCGACGCCGACGAGAGCGTGCTCACGCGTCGGCAGGCGGAGGTGCTGGCGCTCCGCGAGCGCGGGCTCCGGCAGTCGGACATCGCGGACCGGCTCGGGACCTCGCGCGCGAACGTCTCCAGCGTCGAGGCGAGCGCCCGCGACAACGTCGAGCGCGCCCGCGAGACGGTCGCGTTCGCGGAGGCGCTGTCGGCGCCGGTCCGGGTCGAGATCGACGCCGGGACCGACCTCTACGACGCGCCCAAGCGCGTGTACGACGCCTGCGACGAGGCGGGCGTGAAGGTGAACCAGACCGCGCCCGAACTGATGAAGGCGATCGGCGACCGCGCGGGCGACGCGGTCCGCGGCCGCGAGGTCCGCCACCGGATCTTCGTGACCGTCGCCGCCGACGGACGAATCCGCGTTCGCCGGCCGTAG
- a CDS encoding succinylglutamate desuccinylase/aspartoacylase family protein, giving the protein MHTSRTLTLARLPSGVPIRTTVHAYGDGRLVDGDDGPVLDAPDDAPVVYAQAAQHGREVNGTAVLRRLHDRLVGATDGPSAADLDGTLVTVPVADPLTFDRVSYTTPETLDSRQPNMNRCWPGDPEGSLHERMAARLWAFASQADAIVDLHTGSPSMATHAVYMRGDDDCRGLAEAFGTDLLLAEAAGDDADTEWDERGFAGKLRVAATREGIPTITPELAHSKEIVPEAVETGVSGMLGALRREGLLDGDPEPWDGVVARNHLGRVIAGDSGLFVPDPDLAVGDRVAAGERVGEVFDPTTFETLQVARVDRDGIAYSVAREATVTAGATLVGVAERIDGE; this is encoded by the coding sequence GTGCACACCAGTCGTACCCTCACCCTCGCGCGGCTCCCCTCTGGCGTACCGATCCGGACGACCGTCCACGCGTACGGCGACGGGCGGCTCGTGGACGGCGACGACGGCCCCGTCCTCGACGCGCCCGACGACGCGCCGGTCGTGTACGCGCAGGCGGCCCAGCACGGCCGCGAGGTGAACGGGACGGCGGTCCTCCGCCGCCTTCACGACCGGCTCGTTGGAGCCACCGACGGACCGAGCGCCGCCGACCTCGACGGGACGCTCGTGACGGTGCCCGTCGCCGACCCGCTCACCTTCGACCGCGTCTCGTACACGACGCCGGAGACGCTCGACTCGCGGCAGCCGAACATGAACCGCTGTTGGCCCGGCGACCCCGAGGGGTCGCTCCACGAGCGCATGGCGGCCCGGCTCTGGGCGTTCGCGAGCCAGGCGGACGCGATCGTCGACCTCCACACCGGGTCGCCGTCGATGGCGACGCACGCGGTGTACATGCGCGGCGACGACGACTGCCGCGGGCTCGCGGAGGCGTTCGGCACCGACCTCCTGCTCGCGGAGGCCGCGGGCGACGACGCGGACACCGAGTGGGACGAGCGCGGCTTCGCCGGGAAGCTCCGCGTCGCGGCCACGCGCGAGGGGATCCCGACGATCACGCCCGAGCTCGCCCACAGCAAGGAGATCGTTCCCGAGGCCGTCGAGACCGGCGTGAGCGGGATGCTCGGCGCCCTCCGACGCGAGGGGCTGCTCGACGGCGACCCGGAGCCGTGGGACGGCGTCGTGGCGCGCAACCACCTCGGCCGCGTGATCGCCGGCGACTCCGGACTGTTCGTCCCCGATCCCGACCTCGCCGTCGGCGACCGCGTCGCGGCGGGCGAGCGCGTCGGCGAGGTGTTCGACCCGACGACGTTCGAGACGCTCCAGGTCGCGCGCGTCGACCGCGACGGGATCGCGTACTCGGTCGCGCGGGAGGCGACCGTCACCGCGGGCGCGACGCTGGTCGGCGTCGCGGAGCGGATCGACGGGGAGTAA
- a CDS encoding MBL fold metallo-hydrolase, with the protein MRVTLLGTGDTTGTPTVGCDCDTCEAARERGVSRSRFSVHVANERTGESLLVDFSPDFRQQFLAADVPLPDAGLVTHIHFDHLDGLGNVYRLVDGLPVHAPAETDPATDRSVAETIRDKYDYLEDRIGVHARDPFEPFETCGFEVRFVPVDHPPLVCYGVVIEDPETGATLSLTGDTSYDVPERSRDALAGADLLLADAIVPASLCEHHPIGGRHEGPDGVPRTFGTKHMTREGALALADELDADRTRLVHLAHYYPADEAFAEPLAVDGEVYDL; encoded by the coding sequence ATGCGGGTCACCCTCCTCGGGACGGGCGACACGACGGGGACGCCGACCGTCGGCTGCGACTGCGACACCTGCGAGGCGGCCCGCGAGCGCGGGGTGTCGCGGTCGCGTTTCTCCGTCCACGTCGCCAACGAGCGCACCGGCGAGTCGCTGCTCGTCGACTTCAGTCCCGACTTCAGACAGCAGTTCCTCGCGGCCGACGTCCCCCTCCCGGACGCCGGGCTCGTGACGCACATCCACTTCGACCACCTCGACGGGCTGGGGAACGTCTACCGGCTCGTCGACGGGCTCCCGGTCCACGCCCCCGCGGAGACCGACCCCGCGACCGACCGGAGCGTCGCCGAGACGATCCGCGACAAGTACGACTACCTCGAAGACCGGATCGGCGTCCACGCCCGCGACCCCTTCGAGCCGTTCGAGACCTGCGGCTTCGAGGTGCGGTTCGTCCCCGTCGACCACCCGCCGCTCGTCTGTTACGGGGTCGTGATCGAGGACCCCGAGACGGGCGCGACGCTCTCGCTCACCGGCGACACCAGCTACGACGTGCCCGAGCGCTCCCGCGACGCGCTCGCCGGCGCGGACCTCCTGCTCGCCGACGCCATCGTCCCCGCGTCGCTGTGCGAACACCACCCGATCGGCGGGCGCCACGAGGGGCCCGACGGCGTCCCGCGGACCTTCGGCACGAAGCACATGACCAGGGAGGGGGCGCTCGCGCTCGCCGACGAGCTCGACGCCGACCGCACCCGCCTGGTCCACCTCGCGCACTACTACCCGGCCGACGAGGCGTTCGCGGAGCCGCTGGCGGTCGACGGCGAAGTGTACGACCTGTGA